The sequence CCTCACCATCTCATACCATCGTACTTCGCGGTTCGGGCAATATGGTAATGTCATTCGCCAAAGGCTGGATATGCGGATCGCGACCTGGAATGTCAACTCGCTGAAAGCGCGTCTCGAGAAGGTTCAATGGTGGCTCGAGCGCGCCCGGCCCGATGTTCTCCTGATGCAGGAGACGAAACTGGCCGATGCCGACGCGCCGGTCGAGGCGTTCCGGGATGCGGGATATGAGTTCGCACACCACGGCGAAGGGCGATGGAACGGCGTCGCGATCGCGAGCCGCATTGGGATTAGCGGCATCGTCACCAATTTCGGAGAGCCGCTCCGGCCTGCACGCACTCCCGATGCCGCCGATGCCGCTGACGATGAGCCGCTCGCCGAAGCGCGGATGATTTCCGCAGAGTGCGGCGGCATCCGCTTGGTTTGCGTGTACGCGCCGAATGGCCGTCTAGTGGGATCGCCTTTTTATGAAGCCAAGCTGGTCTGGTTCCGCCGGTTGGCGCAATGGCTGGAGAAAACCATCCCGGCAGGCGCGCCGATCGTGCTTGGCGGCGATCT comes from Terriglobia bacterium and encodes:
- a CDS encoding exodeoxyribonuclease III; protein product: MDNLTISYHRTSRFGQYGNVIRQRLDMRIATWNVNSLKARLEKVQWWLERARPDVLLMQETKLADADAPVEAFRDAGYEFAHHGEGRWNGVAIASRIGISGIVTNFGEPLRPARTPDAADAADDEPLAEARMISAECGGIRLVCVYAPNGRLVGSPFYEAKLVWFRRLAQWLEKTIPAGAPIVLGGDLNVAPADIDVWDPRACHGGTHVSEPERDAFAALCRAGLVDAYRLRHPEADRYTWWDYRAGNFHKNFGMRIDHLLVSTALTPRIISSEIDREARKGKPLPSDHAPLAIDLDHPGHPFDAGWASADQRVAGRRAKLG